In Cicer arietinum cultivar CDC Frontier isolate Library 1 chromosome 7, Cicar.CDCFrontier_v2.0, whole genome shotgun sequence, a single window of DNA contains:
- the LOC101488856 gene encoding U-box domain-containing protein 35-like has product MENVDRTPLEAKHYYSKSIWWPEEPHKCETDFNGYSFQEIVTPEISETFGELKSLTSNRNRVNEIVPEDDSEENGDFGPYTRQMLSTEIVEIVEDGKSITINKDRRVDDLYVAVGEDDLDVVKWALDHAVSPGARIFLVHVAPPITLIPTPVGMFERSQLTPQQVRRYVNEVNHKRKDILQKYIQLSTEAKVTAETLLLESKYRGKAILDLISILNITNLVFGIKKLPCTWRNDKLSEVELVKKNAPKTCDVTLVYNGELFVSDACMHNLPSHGLLSLNKHHSKRNFFQCICFSGCTSEDKDN; this is encoded by the exons ATGGAAAATGTGGATCGCACCCCACTAGAAGCAAAACATTACTATTCAAAATCAATATGGTGGCCAGAAGAACCACACAAATGTGAAACAGATTTTAACGGCTATAGCTTCCAAGAAATAGTGACACCAGAAATTTCTGAAACATTTGGAGAACTCAAAAGTTTAACAAGTAACAGAAACAGAGTTAATGAGATAGTGCCAGAGGATGATAGTGAAGAAAATGGTGACTTTGGTCCTTACACTAGACAGATGTTGTCAACAGAAATTGTGGAAATAGTCGAGGATGGAAAGAGCATAACAATCAACAAAGATAGAAGGGTTGATGATCTTTATGTTGCTGTTGGAGAAGATGATTTGGATGTTGTGAAATGGGCTCTTGATCATGCTGTTTCTCCTGGTGCTAGGATTTTTCTTGTTCATGTCGCTCCTCCAATTACATTGATTCCTACGCCAG TTGGGATGTTTGAAAGAAGTCAACTAACCCCACAACAAGTAAGACGATATGTGAATGAAGTGAACCATAAAAGGAAAGATATTTTGCAAAAGTACATCCAGCTGAGTACTGAAGCCAAG GTAACGGCAGAAACGTTGCTTCTGGAAAGCAAATACAGAGGAAAAGCTATTCTGGACCTCATCTCTATTCTTAACATAACAAACCTTGTATTTGGAATCAAAAAGCTACCCTGCACATG GCGCAATGATAAATTGAGCGAAGTAGAGTTGGTTAAGAAAAATGCACCAAAGACATGTGATGTTACCTTGGTTTACAATGGCGAATTGTTTGTGTCTGATGCTTGTATGCATAACTTGCCATCCCACGGCTTATTATCACTAAATAAACATCACTCAAAACGCAATTTCTTTCAGTGTATATGCTTTTCAG GATGCACAAGTGAAGACAAAGATAACTAG
- the LOC101505212 gene encoding ferric reduction oxidase 8, mitochondrial, with the protein MANATLLAILKLLIIFISAGWISLWLLKPTQVWTTTWKHAEQSANNTIFGYYGLNFVVYTFPVIAIAIIGLLLLDLKARYHKSRSARRSSIVFSNQLVVNSVFGILSSVEILIAFLFMVFLAWTFYARISNDFKKLMPDKSLKLNIWQLKYLRVATRFGLLAEACLALLLLPILRGLSLFRILGIQFEASVKYHTWVGTAMILFATIHGISTLFVWGVSHHIQHEIWKWHKTGRIYLAGEIALVIGLVLWVTSLPQIRRRKFEIFYYTHHLYTLXXIFFLFHAGDKHFYMVFPGVFLFSLDKLLRIIQSSPKTCMVSARIFPCEAVELILPKDPRLKYNPTSVISLKMPTISHLQWHSFSIISSSKADEPIMSVMIKCQGWWTNTLYDLIQTELNKCVEKRKSIPIAIEGPYGPASSDFLKHDSLLMVAGGSGITPFLSILAEIDSTTNKNKFPSRIQLVYVIKRAQDFCLLHSIAHILLNQSSEKFHLQLQLFVTQETQAGVGIMELLDEFNKVRTLQLDSVSSNYYAAYGPESAVWMAAITGCCSVTFLIFLICFNRTIIQSGKHSKLSKEKTPSWIMDLLLIAAFVLALSCSTLIAIILRWRRLKKGIPPMSQTEIKPFDLSSAETKSALEEHEVYFGGRPNFKDILGKFKNETCGSDVGVLVCGPESMKESLASAYQKESKCFKLGVKRTKPQFTFHSLNFTL; encoded by the exons ATGGCAAACGCCACTTTACTTGCTATTCTAAAATTGCTGATTATTTTCATAAGCGCAGGTTGGATTTCTCTTTGGCTTCTAAAGCCAACCCAAGTATGGACAACAACATGGAAACATGCAGAACAAAGTGCCAATAATACAATTTTTGGATACTATG GTCTAAACTTTGTTGTTTATACATTTCCTGTAATTGCTATTGCTATAATTGGACTTCTTTTATTGGATTTGAAAGCTAGATATCATAAAAGCAG AAGTGCAAGGAGGTCATCAATTGTGTTCTCAAATCAACTAGTGGTGAACAGTGTGTTTGGAATCTTATCCAGTGTTGAAATATTGATAGCTTTCCTTTTTATGGTATTCTTGGCATGGACTTTTTATGCTCGTATTTCTAATGATTTCAAGAAATTGATGCCAGACAAATCATTGAAATTGAACAT ATGGCAACTTAAGTATCTTAGAGTAGCAACCCGGTTTGGTTTGCTAGCAGAAGCATGTTTGGCTTTGCTTCTTCTTCCAATTTTAAGAGGGTTGTCTCTATTTCGAATACTTGGCATTCAGTTTGAAGCTTCAGTTAAGTATCACACATGGGTTGGAACTGCAATGATACTTTTTGCTACAATTCATGGAATCAGCACTTTGTTTGTTTGGGGTGTTAGCCACCACATACAGCATGAG ATTTGGAAGTGGCATAAGACAGGGCGTATATACCTTGCTGGGGAGATTGCACTTGTTATTGGACTAGTTTTATGGGTTACTTCACTTCCccaaattagaagaagaaagtttgaaattttctaCTACACCCATCATTTGTATACACT NNNNNTAATATTTTTCTTGTTTCATGCTGGAGATAAGCATTTCTATATGGTCTTCCCGGGTGTATTCCTTTTTAGCCTCGACAAACTGCTTCGAATAATTCAATCAAGCCCAAAAACTTGCATGGTTTCAGCTAGAATTTTCCCCTGCGAAGCTGTGGAGCTAATTCTGCCCAAAGATCCAA GGCTGAAGTATAACCCTACAAGTGTTATATCTTTGAAGATGCCAACTATATCTCATCTTCAATGGCATTCTTTTAGTATTATATCTAGTTCCAAAGCTGATGAACCTATTATGTCTGTGATGATAAAATGTCAAGGGTGGTGGACCAATACTCTTTATGACTTGATACAAACTGAACTAAACAAATGTGTTGAGAAGAGGAAAAGTATACCTATTGCAATTGAAGGACCCTATGGACCTGCTTCATCAGACTTTTTAAA ACACGACAGTCTACTTATGGTTGCTGGAGGAAGTGGAATAACCCCATTTCTGAGCATTTTGGcagaaattgattcaactaccaacaaaaataaatttccaTCAAGGATACAACTAGTATATGTGATAAAGAGGGCACAAGACTTTTGTTTGTTACATTCAATTGCGCATATTCTACTCAACCAGTCAAGcgaaaaatttcatttacaactTCAATTGTTTGTAACGCAAGAAACACAAGCAGGCGTTGGAATTATGGAGCTATTAGATGAGTTCAATAAAGTAAGAACCTTGCAATTGGACAGTGTGAGCTCAAATTATTATGCAGCATATGGACCTGAAAGTGCAGTTTGGATGGCTGCTATTACAGGATGTTGCTCCGTCACatttcttatttttctgatCTGTTTCAACCGTACTATAATTCAGTCTGGAAAGCATTCCAAATTGTCAAAAGAAAAGACTCCATCTTGGATTATGGATCTTCTTTTAATAGCTGCTTTTGTACTAGCTTTATCTTGCAGCACCTTGATAGCAATTATCTTGAGATGGAGAAGGCTTAAGAAAGGGATTCCACCAATGTCGCAGACAGAAATCAAACCCTTTGATCTAAGTTCAGCTGAAACTAAGAGTGCTCTTGAAGAACATGAAGTTTATTTTGGAGGAAGGCCAAATTTTAAAG ATATATTAGGCAAGTTCAAGAATGAAACATGTGGATCTGATGTTGGGGTTTTAGTTTGTGGACCCGAGAGCATGAAGGAATCATTGGCGTCGGCGTACCAGAAGGAATCCAAGTGTTTCAAGTTAGGTGTAAAGAGAACAAAACCACAATTCACTTTCCACTCTCTCAACTTCACACTCTAG
- the LOC101504906 gene encoding L-type lectin-domain containing receptor kinase S.1-like codes for MATVVFHIIYFLIIIPSTLSLNFIFNSFTTTTNLTLINDSHVEPPIIRMINDSNNYSFGRVFYPTKLPVIKPSSNISSFSTSFIFSVLPQIPNSPGFGLAFVLCNTTSPPGALASQFFGLFTNTTSPTVFPLLAVEFDTGQNPEFNESDNNHIGIDLNNVESITQTRAGYYDSTGSFVPVQMNSGENIRAWIEFDGENLEINVTVSPVGVSRPTKPTLTYRHPNIANYLSPEMFVGFSASKTDGIEARRILAWSFSDSGTAEVLNTTNLPDFELKSSSTSLSGGTIAGIAVACFAFTLICASLVLLFIWWRNRKTKEEDDEVEDWEMEYWPHRFSYEELKIATKGFKKENLLGSGGFGKVYKGTLTNKTLIAVKCVNHDSKQGLREFMAEISSIGRLQHKNIVQMKGWCRKGNELMLVYDYMPNGSLNKWVFDNPVKILGWDQRRRILVDVAEGLNYLHHGWDQVVIHRDIKSGNILLDCEMRGRLGDFGLAKLYQHGQVPNTTRVVGTLGYLAPEIVRVAAPTSASDVYSFGVVLLEVGCGRRPLEMSVVDEEVVLIDWVREWYARGCVVDAADCRIKGEYDVCDMEMVLKLGLACCHPEPNRRPTMKEVVALLLGKDVAEVPGNVLSDLARGDGNGGGGGGESEEELPLQSNSPV; via the coding sequence ATGGCTACAGTAGTGTTCCATATCATATACTTTCTCATCATTATTCCCTCCACTCTCTCCCTCAATTTTATCTTCAATTccttcaccaccaccaccaaccTCACTCTCATCAACGACTCCCACGTCGAACCCCCCATCATTCGCATGATCAACGACTCCAACAATTACTCCTTCGGCCGAGTTTTCTACCCCACAAAGCTCCCCGTCATTAAACCTTCCTCCAACATCTCTTCCTTCTCCACTTCCTTCATCTTCTCCGTCTTGCCACAAATCCCAAACAGTCCTGGTTTTGGTCTCGCTTTCGTCCTCTGCAATACCACTTCCCCTCCCGGCGCACTCGCCAGCCAATTCTTCGGCTTATTCACAAACACCACCTCCCCCACCGTTTTCCCCCTCCTCGCCGTCGAATTCGACACCGGACAAAACCCTGAGTTCAACGAAAGCGACAACAACCACATCGGAATCGATCTCAACAACGTCGAATCCATAACGCAAACCCGCGCAGGATACTACGATTCCACCGGAAGTTTCGTACCAGTTCAAATGAATAGCGGCGAAAATATCCGAGCTTGGATCGAATTCGACGGCGAGAATTTGGAAATTAACGTTACCGTTTCTCCAGTCGGTGTTTCACGCCCAACGAAACCAACGCTTACGTATAGACATCCAAACATTGCTAATTACCTTTCTCCCGAAATGTTCGTTGGTTTTTCAGCTTCGAAAACCGATGGAATCGAAGCACGGAGAATTCTCGCATGGAGTTTCAGCGATTCAGGAACTGCGGAAGTGTTAAACACGACAAATTTACCGGATTTCGAACTAAAATCGTCGTCAACTTCACTTTCCGGTGGTACAATTGCAGGAATTGCAGTTGCTTGTTTTGCTTTCACATTGATTTGTGCGAGTTTGGTGTTATTATTCATTTGGTGGCGAAACAGAAAAAcgaaagaagaagatgatgaagttGAAGATTGGGAAATGGAATATTGGCCACATAGATTCTCTTATGAGGAACTAAAAATAGCTACTAAGGGTTTTAAGAAGGAGAATCTTCTAGGTTCTGGAGGGTTCGGAAAAGTGTACAAAGGAACACTAACGAATAAAACTTTAATTGCGGTAAAGTGTGTTAATCACGATTCTAAACAAGGATTAAGAGAATTCATGGCGGAGATTTCAAGTATAGGAAGGCTTCAACATAAGAATATAGTACAAATGAAGGGATGGTGTAGAAAAGGTAATGAACTTATGTTAGTTTATGATTACATGCCTAATGGAAGCTTAAACAAGTGGGTTTTTGATAATCCTGTGAAAATTTTGGGATGGGATCAGCGCCGTCGGATTCTTGTTGACGTGGCAGAGGGGCTTAACTACCTTCATCATGGTTGGGATCAGGTTGTTATTCATAGGGATATTAAATCAGGTAACATTTTGTTGGACTGTGAAATGAGGGGAAGGTTGGGAGATTTTGGTTTGGCTAAGCTTTACCAACATGGACAAGTTCCGAATACTACACGTGTGGTGGGAACTTTGGGGTATTTGGCGCCGGAAATAGTGAGGGTTGCCGCGCCGACATCAGCGAGTGATGTGTATAGTTTTGGGGTTGTGCTGTTGGAGGTGGGTTGCGGAAGGAGGCCGTTGGAGATGTCGGTAGTGGATGAGGAGGTGGTGCTAATTGATTGGGTGAGAGAATGGTATGCGAGAGGGTGTGTGGTAGATGCTGCAGATTGTAGGATTAAGGGTGAGTATGATGTTTGTGATATGGAGATGGTGTTGAAACTTGGGTTGGCTTGTTGTCATCCTGAGCCTAATAGGAGGCCTACTATGAAGGAAGTTGTTGCGTTGCTTCTTGGGAAGGATGTGGCTGAGGTGCCGGGGAATGTTTTGTCTGATTTGGCCCGCGGGGATGGcaatggtggtggtggtggcggGGAATCGGAGGAGGAACTGCCTTTGCAGTCCAACTCTCCTGTTTGA
- the LOC101504589 gene encoding L-type lectin-domain containing receptor kinase S.1-like, protein MATAVFHILYFLLFIPSTLSLNFIFNSFTTTTTTNLTLINDAHVEAPVIRMTNDSNTNSIGRVFYPTKLPVIKPSSNISSFSTSFIFSVLPQSPNNPGFGLAFVLCNTTSPPDALASQYFGLFTDANSPAVFPLLAVEFDTGQNPEFNDRDNNHIGIDLNNAESIKQTPAGYYNSTGSFVPVQMNSGENIQAWIDLDGNKLEINVTVSPIDVSRPTKPTLSYRDPNIAKYLSPEMFVGFSASKMNLIEAQRVLAWSFSDSGTARELNTTNLPVFKPEPSSLSGGAIAGIAVACFAFTLTCASLLLLFIWWRNRKTKEEDDEVQDWEMEYWPHRFSYEELKIATKGFQKEHLLGFGGFGKVYKGTLTNKTLIAVKCVNHNSKQGLREFMAEISSMGRLQHKNLVQMKGWCRKGNELMLVYDYMPNGSLNKWVFDNPVKILGWDQRRRILVDVAEGLNYLHHGWDQVVIHRDIKSSNILLDCEMRGRLGDFGLAKLYQHGQVPNTTRVVGTLGYLAPEIVRVAAPTSASDVYSYGVVLLEVGCGRRPLEMSVVDEEVVLIDWVRELYARGCVVDAADCRIKGEYDVCDMEMVLKLGLACCHPEPNRRPTMKEVVALLLGEDVAEVPGNVLSDLARGDGNGGVGGESEEELPLQSNSPV, encoded by the coding sequence ATGGCTACAGCAGTGTTCCATATCCTATATTTTCTCCTCTTTATTCCCTCCACTCTATCCCTCAATTTTATCTTCAATTccttcaccaccaccaccaccaccaaccTCACTCTCATCAACGACGCCCACGTCGAAGCCCCCGTCATCCGCATGACCAACGACTCCAACACTAACTCTATTGGCCGAGTTTTCTACCCCACAAAGCTCCCCGTCATTAAACCTTCCTCCAACATCTCTTCCTTCTCCACTTCCTTCATCTTCTCCGTCTTGCCACAATCCCCAAACAATCCTGGTTTCGGTCTAGCTTTCGTCCTCTGCAACACCACTTCCCCTCCGGACGCACTCGCCAGCCAATACTTCGGCTTATTCACAGACGCCAACTCCCCCGCCGTTTTCCCCCTCCTCGCCGTCGAATTCGATACCGGACAAAACCCGGAGTTCAACGACAGAGACAATAACCACATTGGAATCGATCTCAACAACGCCGAATCCATAAAGCAAACCCCCGCCGGATACTACAATTCCACCGGAAGCTTCGTTCCGGTTCAAATGAATAGCGGAGAAAACATCCAAGCCTGGATCGATTTGGACGGCAATAAATTGGAGATAAACGTTACCGTTTCCCCAATTGATGTTTCACGCCCAACGAAACCAACGCTTTCGTATAGAGATCCTAACATTGCTAAGTACCTTTCTCCTGAAATGTTCGTTGGTTTTTCAGCTTCGAAAATGAATTTGATTGAGGCACAAAGAGTTCTTGCATGGAGTTTCAGCGATTCAGGAACTGCGAGAGAGTTAAACACAACGAACTTACCGGTGTTCAAACCAGAACCGTCGTCACTTTCCGGCGGAGCAATTGCAGGAATTGCAGTTGCTTGTTTTGCTTTCACATTGACTTGTGCGAGTTTGTTGTTATTATTCATTTGGTGGCGAAACAGAAAAAcgaaagaagaagatgatgaagttCAAGATTGGGAAATGGAATATTGGCCACATAGATTCTCGTATGAGGAACTAAAAATAGCTACTAAGGGTTTTCAGAAAGAGCATCTTCTAGGTTTTGGAGGGTTCGGAAAAGTGTACAAAGGAACACTAACAAACAAAACGTTAATTGCGGTGAAGTGCGTTAACCACAATTCTAAACAAGGGTTAAGAGAATTCATGGCGGAGATTTCAAGTATGGGAAGGCTTCAACATAAGAATTTAGTACAGATGAAGGGATGGTGTAGAAAAGGTAATGAACTTATGTTAGTTTATGATTACATGCCTAATGGAAGCTTAAACAAGTGGGTTTTTGATAATCCGGTGAAAATTTTGGGATGGGATCAGCGCCGTCGGATTCTTGTTGACGTGGCAGAGGGGCTTAACTACCTTCATCATGGTTGGGATCAGGTTGTTATTCATAGGGATATTAAATCAAGTAACATTTTGTTGGACTGTGAAATGAGGGGAAGGTTGGGAGATTTTGGTTTGGCTAAGCTTTACCAACATGGACAAGTTCCGAATACTACACGTGTGGTGGGAACTTTGGGGTATTTGGCGCCGGAAATAGTGAGGGTTGCCGCGCCGACATCAGCGAGTGATGTGTATAGTTATGGGGTTGTGTTGTTGGAGGTGGGCTGCGGAAGGAGGCCGTTGGAGATGTCGGTAGTGGATGAGGAGGTGGTGCTAATTGATTGGGTGAGAGAATTGTATGCGAGAGGGTGTGTGGTAGATGCTGCGGATTGTAGGATTAAGGGTGAGTATGATGTTTGTGATATGGAGATGGTGTTGAAACTTGGGTTAGCTTGTTGTCATCCTGAGCCTAATAGGAGGCCTACTATGAAGGAAGTTGTTGCGTTGCTTCTTGGGGAGGATGTGGCAGAGGTGCCGGGGAATGTTTTGTCTGATTTGGCTCGCGGGGATGGCAATGGTGGTGTTGGCGGGGAGTCGGAGGAGGAACTGCCTTTGCAGTCCAACTCTCCTGTTTGA
- the LOC101504255 gene encoding protein PAL OF QUIRKY-like — MESNTKNTTIKFLCSYGGIILPRLTDGKLRYFGGHTRVLALHLPISFSELIVKLVELCGSSVTLKSPLPNGDLETLISITSDEDLTNIIQEYNRASLSLTHPLKIRAILSPPKFFKKLSPPPSSFSSATHSPSGSLYTSLESLPYAAAYRFDRLNGSPVSVGYPIGIRNGTVKGSCYTGELDGSPRSLYRFYNNYCH; from the exons ATGGAATCAAATACCAAAAATACTACTATTAAGTTCCTCTGTAGCTACGGCGGAATAATTCTCCCCCGCCTCACAGACGGCAAACTCCGCTACTTCGGCGGCCACACTAGAGTCCTCGCTCTCCATCTCCCCATTTCTTTCTCAG AACTAATTGTGAAGCTTGTTGAATTGTGCGGTTCTTCAGTCACGCTGAAATCTCCATTACCAAACGGAGATTTAGAAACATTGATTTCAATCACCAGCGACGAAGATCTCACAAATATAATCCAAGAATATAATCGAGCTTCTTTATCATTAACTCATCCTTTGAAGATCAGAGCCATTCTTTCACCGCCTAagttttttaagaaattatCTCCTCCTCCGTCTTCTTTTTCCAGTGCAACTCATTCTCCTTCTGGTTCTCTTTACACCTCCCTGGAATCACTGCCGTATGCGGCGGCGTATCGGTTCGACCGGCTTAATGGTTCGCCGGTTTCAGTTGGGTATCCAATTGGTATTCGAAACGGGACGGTGAAAGGTAGCTGTTACACGGGGGAATTAGATGGAAGCCCTAGATCTCTTTACCGCTTCTATAATAATTATTGCCATTGA